A segment of the Oncorhynchus tshawytscha isolate Ot180627B linkage group LG19, Otsh_v2.0, whole genome shotgun sequence genome:
GTAATATAGCAGAATGTATAATACTTTCATCAATGTGTTATATCATTAATACTTTCTTTAGTTTTAAGATCAAAGAATCCAACAAAACTGGTAGGCTATCTGGAACCAAATCCTACTTGTTTCAAATAATGATTGGACCATGCTATATAGTCAGCTGAACCATTTATTAGGAGATGGATCCCAGCAGAAAAAAAGACACCATCAAGCTGACCTTAAGCAGATCTGAGAACAGAAGCTAAAAATAGTATATTTCTGCTATTCGGTGTCTATTCTGTTACACATCCTCCTGCTGTTCCTTCCCACATCAAGACAGGCTTGTCATATCATGTGAAGGATTAATAACCAATGCAGATTATTTATAGAATAACATAAATCAGGCAGATAACAGATCTCACTGATGTCTTTTAAGTACAGATGATAAGGTAAACTGGACTACCACACTCCTAGTTTGGAAACTATTGAGTGACACaccatttttaaacatttattttatttcacctttatttaaccaggtgggctagttgagaacaagttctcatttgcaactgcgacctggccaagataaagcaaagcagtttgacacatacaacaacacagagttacacatggaataaacaaacatacaatcaataatacagtagaaagtctatatacattgtgtgcaaatgaagtaggataagggaggtaaggcaataaataggccagggtgtcgaagtaattacaatatagcaattaaacactggaatggtagaatgtgcagaagatgaatttgcaagtagagataatgggttgcaaaggagcaggataaataaataaatacagtatggggatgaggtagattggatgggctatttacagatgggctgtgtacaggtgcagtgatctgtgagctgctctgacagctggtgcttaaactagtgagggaggtaagagtctccagcttcagtgatttttgcagttcattccagtcatttgcagcagagaactggaaggagaggcagccaaaggaacaattggctttgggggtgacaagtgagatatacctgctgaagcaCATGCTATGggtggtgctgctatggtgaccagtgagctgcgacgaggcggggctttacctagcagagacttgtagatgacctggagccagtgggtttggcaacaagtatgaagcgagggccagccaacgagagcgtacaggtcgcagtggtgggtagtatatggggctttggtgacaaaacggatggcactgtgatagactgcatccaatttgttgagtagagtgttgaaggctattttgtaaatgacatcgccgaagtcgaggatcggtaggatggtcagttttacaagggtatgtttggcagcatgagtgaaggatgctttgttgtgaaataggaacccgattctagatttaattttggattggagatgtttaatgtgagtctggaaggagagtttacagtctaaccagacacctaggtatttgtagttgtccacatattctaagtcagaaccgtccagagtagtgatgctggatgggcgggcaggtgcgggaagcgatcggttgaagagcatgcatttagttttactggtgtttaagagcagttggaggccacgaaaggagagttgtatggtattgaagctcgtctggaggttagttaacagtgtccaagaagggccagaggtatacagaatggtgagagcagcaagagcgacgacatcattgatgtatacagagaagagaatcGGCCcgtgaattgaaccctgtggcacccccatagagactgccagaggtccggccaacaggccctccgattttacacactaaactctatcagagaagtagttgctgaaccaggcaaggcaatcatttgagaaaccaagactgctgagtctgccaataagaatgttgtgattgacagagtcgaaagccttggccaggtcgatgaatacggctgcacagtaatgtctcttatcgatggcggttatgatatcatgtaggaccttgagcgtggctgagttgcacccatgaccagctctgaaaccatattgcatagtggagaaggtacagtgggattcgaaatggtcagtgatctgtttgttaacttggctttcgaagaccttagaaaggcagagtATAATAGATATAGGTccgtagcagtttgggtctagagtgtctccccctttgaagagggggatgaccgcggcagctttccaatctattggaatctcagacgatatgaaagagaggttgaacaggctagtaataggggttgcaacgatttctgcagatcattttagaaagagaggttccagattgtctagccctgctgatttgtaggagtCCAGatgattttgcagctctttcagaacatcagctatctggatttgggtgaaggagaagtggggaggcttgggcgagttgctgtggggggtggagggctgttgatcggggtaggggtagccaggtggaaagcatggccagccgtagaaaaatgctttttgaaattctcaattatcgcagatttatcggtggtgacagtgtttcctagcctcagtgcagtggacatTTGggtggaggtgctcttattctccatggacttaacagtgtcccataacttttttgagtttgtgctacaggatgcacatttcttgaaaaagcttgccttagctttcctaactgcctgagTATATTTGTTCCttacttccctgaaaagttgcatatcacgggggctattggatgctaatgcagaacaccacaggatgtttttgtgctggcaTACTGTACTGATGGGGCAAGCATTTCCACCCACAATTCAACCATGAAACAATGTTGACAATCAAGTGAAACAGTTCACAGTAAACTCAATTGCAAATCTTTGGAACAGTTTTTAAATGTTATAAACCCTGAATACCATAGACTGGAATGAAAGCACAAACAGACTTGTGTTGTAACTGCTGCCCTCTTCTGGTCTATTCAAACATCTCAACTGTCATCACACACCTAGTAGTGTCCTGTCTTAGAAATGTATGTAATATCTGAATGTATGCTATTGTTGCCCATTTTAATGGAATCTAatacagtaaggtacttcattgtaACCCCGAAGGGATTTGATATTGATGTAAAAATATGtttgcattgggcctttaaagtATTTAAGAGAATgtttagaatatatatatatatttttacagaaAATCTATATTTGGAATTTATGGTTACATGGGACTGCTGGAGTGAGCATACAGCTCATAATAGGTTAAAACCACACACCTGTTTGTAGATACATTTATACATGTTTTTCCAATGATTGAAATTAAGCCCAAACTGCATGAACATTGATGACCCAAAATGAAGCTTGAGAATGAACAGTAGAAGGGTTTGTGAGGTggcaataaattcataaaaattatGTTATCTAGTCAATAATGAAAACAAATACATCCTTAATAATCAATATGTACATTCAGAAATGGTATACACTatagaaatcagtcaattacaatacatactgtatttGGATACGGTTTTAAAACCAAAGTACTTTTGAGTGTATTTGTACAATCAAAATCCGAAACAATTCTCACTATATAAAGTCATTACCTGAACTAAAACATGACAACTGTAGTTATGAAGTCAGAGAACAGTTTCAGTCCTGAACTTCCTGTGTGAATGTTTCttaggtccagctctctcagatGTGAGGGATTTAAGCTCAGAGCTGAAGCGAGAGCACCACAACCAATCTCTGTGACACTACAGCATGATAGTCtgcaaaaagaaaagaaaacactATTGTTGCCATAGACACATATCTAAATTTAACAGCAAGCTAACTAACTTCATGTTTTGACAAAGAGGGGCTCTGTACAGGTGCATTTATGTTGTGatgacttgaaaacctacaattCTACATAACTACATATTCGGTTTTAACACCACAAACCTACTGTATGTACGCAACTCAaaatcaaattacattttatttgtcacatgcaccgattACAACTGTGTAGACTTAACCGAGAAATGTTTGCTTACGAgccattcccaacaatgcagagtttcaAATAAAATAGAATCACTAGAGGAATAAAataatacacaagaatggagctacagtgccttcggaaagtattcagaccccttccccttttccacattttgttacgttccagccttattctaaaatggattaaatacatttttatcctcatcatatctacacacaatacctcataatgacaaagcgaaaacaggtttttagactttTTTGCATACATTAataatcaaaaacagaaataccatatttacaaatgtattcagaccctttgctgtgagactctaaattgagctcaggtgcatcctgttccaattgatcatccttgagatgtttctaaaaattgattggagtccacctgtggtaaattcaattgactggacatgatttggaaaggcacacacctgtctatgtaaggttccacagttgacagtgcatgtcagagcaaaaaccaagcaatgaggtagaaggaattgtccgtagagcttcaagaaaggattgtgtcgaggcacagatctggggaagggtaccaaaacatttctgcagcattgacggtccccaagaacacagtggcctccatcattcttaaatggaggaagtttggaacaaccaatgctcttcctagagttggcagcccggccaaacagagcaatcgggggagaagggccttggtcagggaggtgaccaagaacccaatggtcactgacagagctccagagttcctctgtggagatgggagaaccttccagaaggacaaccatctctgcagcactccaccaatcaggcctttatggtagagtggccagacggaagccatttctctgtaaaaggcacatgacagctcgcttggagttttccaaaatacacctgaaggactctcagaccatgacaaacaagattctctggtctgatgaaaccaagattgaactctttggcctgaatgcaaagcgtcacgtctggaggaaacttggcaccatccctagggctcccgagtggcgcagcagtctaaggcactgcatctcagtgctagacgcatcactacagaccctggttggattccaggctgtatcaaaactgtctgtgtttgggagtcccataggtcggtgcacaattggcccaacgttgtccgggttagggtttggccggggtaggcagtcattgtaaataagaatttgttctttaactaacttgcctagttaaataataataaaatatagtgAAGCATAGTAGtgaaagcatcatgctgtggggatgtttttcagcgacggggactgggagactagtcaggatcgagggaaaaatgaacggagtaaagaacagagagatccttgatgaaaatgcTTTCATTCCACAAAATGGAAGAGCGGAGCATAAACAAATCCTTGTGAGCGAAAAGTAGCACTTCCTCTCACATGGCGATGAGTATCATTTTGTCTATGTGTTGCTTTCTGTGTCCCGCCTACCTCTTTGCTTCATTGTGAATGTCCTCTTTCTGTAATTATGAGTCTACCATTGTGAACCTTATTGGTATTCCTATAGACtggtcactcttcatggacacacagctgggtACAGGTGAGACTGGTCTCTCCTGCTGGACCCTGTGAAAAGAAATGTGAACACAGTATATTATTAAAACATGTTGTAAAAGTGTAGAGGTATACCAAAACAAAAGTCTTCTTAATGCAATAAATgaatcaaaatccagaaaaaactCAATCCAGGGGTtgtgtgcttgtgcatgtgtgtgtgtttttcttcatttgtCCCCTCCTACCTCTTCGCCTTGTTGTGAATGTCTTCTTTCTGTAATTCTGAGTCTACCATTGTGAACCTTATTGGTATTCCCATAGACCagtcactcttcatggacacagAGCTGGGTACAGGTGAGACTGTTCTCTACCGCTGGACCCTGTAAAAAAAAGAATTAAAAAacacgatttaaaaaaaaaagtataacccccacccccaaacacacacacaggggccatggaagtgtgtatacagtatcctagcctcaatgtgtgtgtgtgtgttcctgttttTCTATCCTTGTGAGGACATTTGGGATTTCAGGCCGGgccatttctggggggaatggccctagccctcaccctctgatccaacaggtcccagacgtgctcaatgggattgagatctgggttcttcgctggccatggcagaacactgacagtcctgtcttgcaggaaatcatgcacagaacgagcagtatggctggttacattgtcatgctggagggtcatgtcaggatgagcctgcaggaagggtaccacgagggaggaggatgtcttccttgtaacgcagagcattgagattgcctgcgatgacaacaagctcagtccgatgatgctgtgacacattgccccagaccatgacagaccctccacgaccaaatcgatcccgctccagagtactggctacggtgtaacgctcattccttcgacgataaacacgaatccaaccatcgcccctggtgagacaaaacagtgactcatcagtgaaaagcactttttgccagtcctgtctggtccagcaacggtgggtttgtgcccataggcgatgttgttgccagtgatgtctgctgaggacctgccttacaacaagcctacaCGCCCactgtccagcctctctcagcctattggggACAGTCTGAGcagtgatggagggattgtgtgttcctggtgtaactcgagcagttgttgttgccatcctgtacctgtccctcaggtttgatgttcagatgtactgatcctgtgcaggtgttacacatggtctgccactgtgaggacgatcagctgtccgtcctgtctccctgtagcgctgattccatatgtgtatttcatatttttaatgtcttcactattattctacaatgtagaaaatagtacaaattaagaaaccattgaatgagtaggtgtgtccaaacttttgactggaacacatacatgtacagtggggcaaaaaagtatttagtcagccaccaattgtgcaagttctcccacttaaaaagatgagaggcctgtaatttatcataggtacacttcaactatgacagacaaaatgagaaaaaaaaaatccagaaaatcacattgtaggatttttaatgaatttatttgcaaattatggtggaaaataagtatttggtcaataacagaagtttatctcaatactttgttatataccctttgttggcaatgacagaggtcaaacgttttctgtaaatcttcacaaggttttcacacactgttgctggtattttggcccattcctccatgcagatctcctctagagcagtgatgttttggggctgttgctgggcaacactgactttcaactccctccaaagattttctatggggttgagatctggagactggctaggccactccaggaccttgaaatgcttcttaagaagccactccttcgttgcccgggtggtgtgtttgggatcattgtcatgctgaaagacccagccacatttaatcttcaatgcccttgctgatggaaggaggttttcactcaaaatctcacgatacatggccccattcattctttcctttacacggagcAGTCggcctggtccctttgcagaaaaacagccccaaagcatgatgtttccacccccatgcttcacagtaggtatggtgttctttggatgcaactcagcattctttgtcctccaaacacgacgagttgagtttttaccaaaaagttatattttggtttcatctgaccatatcccaatcttcttctggatcatccaaatgttctctagcaaacttcagacgggcctggacatatactggcttaagcagggggcacgtctggcactgcaggatttgagtccctggcggcgtagtgtgttactgatggtaggctttgttactttggtcccagctctctgcaggtcattcactaggtccccccgtgtggctctgggatttttgctcaccgttcttgtgatcattttgaccccacagggtgagattttgcgtggagccccagatcgagggagattatcagtggtcttgtatgtcttccatttcctaataattgctcccacagttgatttcttcaaaccaagctgcttacctattacagattcagtcttcccagcctggtgcaggtctacaattttgtttctggtgtcctttgacagctctttggtcttggccatagtggagtttggagtgcgactgtttgaggttgtggacaggtgtcttttatactgataacaagttcaaacacaggtgccattaatacaggtaacgagtggaggacagaggagcctcttaaagaagttacaggtctgtgagagccagacatcttgcttgtttgtaggtgaccaaatacttattttccaccataatttgcaaataaattcattacaaatcatACGTGATTTTTCagaatttttttcttctcattttgtctgtcatagttgaagtgtacctatgatgaaaattacaggcctctcatctttttaagtgggagaacttgcacaattggtggccccactgtatgtataaaaTGAATAATTTTATGAGAAAACCCAAGGGTGTGCAACATTTCTCTCCGTGTTAGGAATAATGGAAAATTGAAATGAGGTTCCTAAATCAAGCAGTTGACATTTTGAATATTGTGATCAAGCACTTTTTTGACGGACCCTAACTAGTTGCAATGTCGGTGCGCTAGGCTGCCTACACCATTGCGATGTATGAAACTCGGGTCGGAATGTGTCAAATAAGACCTGTGCAATGTTGCACATGTTTTTTTCCTTTCATAGTCTCTTACCTGAGGTCGTTTGCGAGTTATTGAAGTTTGAAGGTCCGAATGTCTTTTTTATTTTAACATTTGCTGCTGAGTGGCGCAAAGGTTTAACATGTtaattttgtccccccacaccagatGCTATCAGGACATGCAGGTTGAAATATGAAAactaactctgaaccaactatattaatttgaggACTGGTCGAAAAGCGTTAAACATGTacggcaatttagctagctgttAGCTAATTTGCCCTGGGATATAaatttgggttgttattttacctgaaatgcccAAGGATCTCTACTcctacaattaatccacagattaaCAGTCAACCAAATTTGTTTCTCGTAATCTCTCCTTCAGGTTTTTTCTTCTTTTGGCATTTTATATagcagttggcaaccaactttaaaggTGCATTACCACAACTGACTGGAGTATGAACCtcaattcatctttcaatcacatgggtatatgctcctaaaaacaaatgagatgggagaggcaggatttGCAGTGCATTAAACTTCACAAATAGAACCAAATTCCATTTTAGCGCCTGGCCACGCAGACGTGCACGAACAACATTTGTTAACATGTGTAAATTTATTTGGCAACATTCACAGCAGTGTCTGGTCAGCACGTAAAGATATGCAGCAATGCGTTGGTCTGTAGACAGACAAGTGTATAATAAACATTGGCTCTGCTGTTGGCCTCTGGAGTTTATAGATGAATAATTGTACAGCTGTATAGCGAACGCTTCTCATTTAATAATCTTGTGCATTGGGAAATTATAGGGAACATTTGCAGTTATCTAAAAGTTCCATCAAAATGTATTCTCTAAATAATATTACTTCTCAATAAAGGAATGAAAATGGACTGACACCAAACACCCCCTGAATTTAGAAATATGTATTGCATTAATAAGAACAGTTTACTATTCAGAGATGTATACTTTGACAGGTTTCAACTGCTGTTTTCTCATTCTTGAATTTAAAGCTTATTTTTTCAAAGCTTTGCATAAGAAAACGTACACATCATGGTTATTCTTACAAAGATATAgaactggcacactggagaaagACTAATCTTAGGAGGGATATTTACACGGCATGTTCGTTCATTTGAGTAACCTGTacaccctaaaaaaaaaaaaagccaaaaCAGTAAACAGTGGCAAAAATTGAGCCTCCAAATATACATGAACAGCTGGATCTCCATTGACAGGTATGTAGCGACTTCCACAGACGTGTAACCAACCAGTGGATACCAATCCTGATCCTGTAAGACTACAAAGTATACAGGTATGCTTTCCTTCCAACCCAACACTAGCGCACCTGATTCAACGTATTTTATGATCATTAAGACCATAGTCAATTGAATTAGGTGCTGTAGCACTAggttggaacaaaagcctgcgcACCCCAGGACTCTAAGACAAGGCTTGGTAACCACAGGTGTAGACAGTCAGTGTACTACAGGGCATTGTACTCCACGCACTTTGAGGGGTCTGTGGAGAAGTGTTTCTGGCAGATAGTCATCAACCTTTTTAGTCCCTGTTGAAGAGAGAGCAGACGTTAAGATATTTTCACAAGAAGGCTGAGCAGTCAGCTATCTTACTTATGATACTCTATTTGGAAGTCCTAACCTGGATGTATTTTCTCTGGGTCTCGTCGTTGAGGACGTGGGCCACATGTTTGGAGAAGATCTTCTCTCGCCCCGTACGGGCGTGGATGCCCACCATGGTCACCCCGATGGGCCAGGGGGCATTACCAATGGCCATCTGCAGGTATGCATCGTTCGCCTGGGACAAGCACAGTTTAAGGACAACCACCCAATCTTAGTTTAGTTACATGACACACACTATTACCAATcataataaacacaaaacacccaATATAAGTGATAAGTGACAACAGGTAGAAAACAAGTTCAATACCTTTACATATTCTCTCTGCAGCATGAATTTAATGATGTCTGTGATTGATTCTTTGATGTCTGCTGGCAAACTCTAAAAAACATAAAGAATGACAATAAAACAAGACCATATCCACCATACTCATTTCACAGAGGGCAGTTCTGAGGTGAACACACCTTCTTGCGTAGTTTCCGGAATAGAGGTTTGAGGTAGGACTCAGTCTGTTTCTGGGTGGCGCTGGCCAGCTTGCCTTGGACGCTGCGCTTCACGTGGTCCTCTCGACCGTTCAGGTCCTTCGCCCAGACTCCCAGCAGGAACTACAGACCACAACAAACTATATCCACAACTGCCAAGAAACTACTGACCATAACACAACCATGTTAAGCACacaaacattatatatatatatttttttttatatctcCATCGCAGCATTACAATAAATAATTACAACACTGGATAGAGATCACATCAGCAACTGTTGAATTAGCAAACAACTCTCCCTGAAGCAAAAAGCTGAGCATAACGCTCTCAGTCTCACCCTAAGGACTTTGTCGATGACATCCTGGTCCCCATTGTCATCTCCCGTTCCCAGAGATTTACCCAGGGCCTGTAGGACAACAAATACCAAACAAGAGGACAAAGGGAATACATTGTTCTTATGATGCCTTGACACATAGGACTTTGTTTGATCTGTGGTAGAAGAGGGACATTCAGCACTTTTTTATTTACAATTGTGGATTTAAATGTGGCCCTTAAACcctaagttaagaacaaatatagTGGCTTTAGTGACTCTCCAGTCGCTGTGTACCTCCAGCTCCTCGATGGTTGTGTCTGCCTCGTGTACTCTTAGGTCGAATTGTGTGTCCACCTCACCCGGCTCCCCAGTGCCCCCTACGATCTCATTCAGGTACTGTGCATCAATCTTATCCATGGCTGCCTTCAGGTCGTTCCTCAAACCCTGCCCAGAGaatacacagtaacacaggtgATCATCTTTACATCACAGGTTGTCAGTGCCTGAAAAGTTACGTATAAAGTTCTGGGCTAGCATGTACACAACACTACCAGGGACAATGAGAGGTGAGTGTTTAAAAGTGTGTCTAACTCTTCTTTAACCTTACAAAAACAATATAAAACCCACCGCAAAAACAAAGAGCAAGTTCGCACCGCCTCATTACAGTGACAGGATGTTACCTTGTTGACTTCCGGAGCGAGAATCTCAATCTTCCTGAGCCTCTGGAAGGCCTCGTAGTCTGACTCTGCAAAAAGACGCACCGGTTCCCCTCGCTCCCTCAGCCGCCGGATCACCTGGACAAACAAACAAGCACGTCTCCTCCCTGTTCATACCAACTGAACAGAACCTAGGAGGCTTGACACAATAAAAACCATCTCTGATTGGCTGACTCACCTCCTGCCGAGAGAGCGACATTGGCAGCTTCTCCTCAGTCAGCTCCAACTCTAAAGTGCTATTGGACGAGGTGGAGGGATCTgctttctcctctttcttctccatcTTTGAGATAACACAGAggtaaaagggagagaggggcatgggTTAGTTTCCTGCTTTCACTGCTATagtgtaccacagtatgagtcataataacCAGCGTTCAAAcaggttccaatcatttttcccaAAGGGGATTTTAggaacacttaaaataagggctgttcATATAGGCTTAACCTGGCATGgagttttgataaccgtgtaaatctttTTTTGACAACGTGACTTATCTAGTCGCCTGTATTTACCTCCAAAAATGCTAATTAGGGTTGCAAGAAGAGCTAAAAATGCCATGATCTGGACAAGACTGCCAAATCAAGGCAAAGGTAAATTAATCCAGAGATTCTAatattagctaaatgtagtaCTGAATAAATTGGCAAAATCTCTTACATTTACAATTTtatgaactgtcttgtgcaagttttaaattgacacaatacctgttaacAAAGgttgtcagctagagatgacatgcAGAAGCTTGCAAGGATGTTGTTTtgcatgtctactttgatgctaattagcatttttaaATGAGTAAAGACTAATATATTGATAAATAATTACATGGTTCTCAAAATGTCACGTCAGGGTAAGGATACACAAAACACAGGGTATTTTAGAATAACTTAAAATAAACGCTATGAGAAAAATGAATAGTGGAAAAAAATGATtcgaaccatttccctgtttgaccgctaggctTTATaagtattatgacacctccactctGGGGCTCTAGTTGCTAAACTCAGATGTCTCCATTACAATTGGCTctcaccagagatctgtatatataATGACAAGGTGCTCATGTCGCCATCCTAACAATAGGAGTTAGCAGGAAGGCATTcgacaagcttaggtccaaaataagcccatagaaacgcattgggcttatttgggacagattttggcgagagtgaaacCTCCCCTCTCTCAGCTGGTGAAGTTTTATCATAATCATCCTCAAACGGCAAAAATGCCAGCAGAAGCAGTAGAGCGTGCTCACTCCGTACTGTCATGCAGAGACATTATCTATTGCTGCTGACTCACCTGGGACCAGCAGTCTCTTCCAAAGCAAACCAATACTGTAAACAGAAAGACTGCTGGTATACAAATCCATCATACCATTTCAAAGCAGCATGAACATAGGAAAAACACTGTTGCATGTAGACCATCTTCATGGCTGTTAAAAATCATGTTTTAAATTATTAAACCACTGCATAGCAATTTCATCTTTCAAATATACGTCGGGttgggttgcaaagggtcggaaactgtccggaaattttccatgggaaatTAAGCCCGGGAATTTTGCTTAGATTCATTAAAAAAAGTTTGCCTATAACATGGAAcctttgtgggatacacaaggcaattctaggtcttgtggcatattttggttaaactatccccaattcaatggaattgcaaccctctgcatgcacagtgcacttTTCAATCTCATGTTCAggtgattctc
Coding sequences within it:
- the prpf18 gene encoding pre-mRNA-splicing factor 18 isoform X1, whose product is MDFLKAEIVRKRKLIEDKDLIDGSKKYFKRADLARKEEDEYFERCGYKVQKEAPERQMEKKEEKADPSTSSNSTLELELTEEKLPMSLSRQEVIRRLRERGEPVRLFAESDYEAFQRLRKIEILAPEVNKGLRNDLKAAMDKIDAQYLNEIVGGTGEPGEVDTQFDLRVHEADTTIEELEALGKSLGTGDDNGDQDVIDKVLRFLLGVWAKDLNGREDHVKRSVQGKLASATQKQTESYLKPLFRKLRKKSLPADIKESITDIIKFMLQREYVKANDAYLQMAIGNAPWPIGVTMVGIHARTGREKIFSKHVAHVLNDETQRKYIQGLKRLMTICQKHFSTDPSKCVEYNAL
- the prpf18 gene encoding pre-mRNA-splicing factor 18 isoform X2, giving the protein MDFLKAEIVRKRKLIEDKDLIDGSKKYFKRADLARKEEDEYFERCGYKMEKKEEKADPSTSSNSTLELELTEEKLPMSLSRQEVIRRLRERGEPVRLFAESDYEAFQRLRKIEILAPEVNKGLRNDLKAAMDKIDAQYLNEIVGGTGEPGEVDTQFDLRVHEADTTIEELEALGKSLGTGDDNGDQDVIDKVLRFLLGVWAKDLNGREDHVKRSVQGKLASATQKQTESYLKPLFRKLRKKSLPADIKESITDIIKFMLQREYVKANDAYLQMAIGNAPWPIGVTMVGIHARTGREKIFSKHVAHVLNDETQRKYIQGLKRLMTICQKHFSTDPSKCVEYNAL